In the genome of Desulfatiglans sp., one region contains:
- a CDS encoding 3-oxoacid CoA-transferase yields the protein MPDYNVMELMVCVASRELEDGASVGVGTGVPCAATMLAQKTHAPNLLIVFEAGGVAPLLPEMPISVGDSRTFYKGIMASGMVQIMETCARGTVDYTFLGGAQIDMYGNLNSTQIGFDHDRPKVRFPGSGGANDFASLCWRTMVVTPQDSRRFVEKCDFITTPGYLTGDDAREKAGLPKGCGPYRIITNMAVMDFEPVSKRMRIISINPGYTVEDVQKNCGFELLKADKIIETAPPTAEELRILREEVDPERYVIGR from the coding sequence ATGCCTGATTATAATGTAATGGAACTTATGGTATGTGTTGCATCACGTGAACTGGAAGACGGCGCTTCTGTAGGCGTTGGAACAGGCGTGCCATGCGCAGCCACCATGCTTGCCCAGAAGACCCACGCGCCTAATCTATTAATTGTTTTTGAGGCAGGGGGCGTTGCACCTCTGCTGCCTGAAATGCCGATCTCTGTTGGAGATTCAAGGACCTTTTACAAGGGGATCATGGCGAGTGGTATGGTACAGATTATGGAAACCTGCGCAAGGGGAACAGTGGATTACACCTTTCTTGGCGGCGCACAGATAGATATGTACGGAAATTTAAATTCAACCCAGATCGGTTTTGATCATGACAGACCCAAGGTAAGGTTCCCGGGGAGCGGCGGGGCAAACGACTTTGCCTCCTTATGCTGGAGAACCATGGTGGTAACCCCTCAGGACAGCAGGCGCTTTGTGGAAAAATGTGATTTTATAACAACACCGGGCTACCTTACCGGCGATGACGCAAGAGAAAAGGCCGGGCTCCCAAAGGGATGCGGCCCATACAGGATAATCACCAATATGGCGGTTATGGATTTTGAACCCGTATCAAAGAGGATGCGTATAATATCCATAAACCCCGGATATACTGTGGAAGATGTGCAGAAAAACTGCGGGTTCGAACTCCTTAAGGCAGATAAGATAATTGAAACCGCGCCGCCTACAGCAGAAGAGCTGAGGATACTAAGGGAAGAGGTGGACCCGGAAAGGTATGTCAT